A DNA window from Phragmites australis chromosome 11, lpPhrAust1.1, whole genome shotgun sequence contains the following coding sequences:
- the LOC133883907 gene encoding protein neprosin-like yields MASRICIRRIISIIVTFVSFLLLVSFSSFPALASAGGGSNGTRVAFRSGEELLRFQRIKAHLDKMMNASVKTIQSPDGDVIDCVPSHLQPAFEHPKLRGQKPEDAPTERPRITAVHGDADAAAEAADDGEQGLPQAWWRSGESCPEGSIPVVRTTEDDLLRASSVGRFGMKARGGGFARRDSTGGGHEHAVGYVSGAHFYGAKASLNVWPAQVASPAEFSLSQIWVISGAFGHDLNTVEAGWQVSPRLYGDKSPRFFTYWTNDAYQETGCYNLHCSGFVQTSNRIAIGAAISPISAYNGRQFDITILIWKDPKQGHWWLQLGSGALVGYWPSSLFTHLGARADMVQFGGEVVNARPPGAPHTTTQMGSGRFPGEGYARAAYFRNAQVVDWDNSLVPAAGLRLKADRPGCYDIAGGSGGAWGAYFYYGGPGRNARCP; encoded by the exons ATGGCTTCTCGTATTTGCATCAGGAGAATCATCTCAATCATTGTCACATTTGTTTCCTTCCTACTCCTcgtctccttctcctccttccccgCCTTGGCCTCGGCCGGAGGCGGCAGCAATGGCACACGGGTGGCATTCCGCTCGGGCGAGGAGCTGCTCAGGTTCCAGAGGATTAAGGCCCATCTGGACAAGATGATGAATGCCTCCGTCAAGACGATCCAG AGTCCGGACGGCGATGTCATAGACTGCGTGCCCTCTCACCTGCAGCCCGCATTTGAGCATCCCAAGCTGAGAGGGCAGAAGCCAGAG GATGCGCCTACTGAGCGGCCAAGGATTACTGCTGTGCATGGCGATGCTgatgcggcggcggaggcggcagaCGACGGGGAGCAGGGCCTGCCGCAGGCGTGGTGGCGCTCCGGCGAGTCTTGCCCGGAGGGGTCCATACCGGTGGTGCGGACAACGGAGGATGATTTGCTGAGGGCCAGCTCCGTCGGGCGGTTCGGGATGAAGGCCCGCGGTGGTGGCTTCGCGCGGCGAGACTCCACCGGCGGCGGCCATGAG CACGCGGTGGGGTACGTGTCGGGGGCCCATTTCTACGGCGCGAAGGCGAGCCTGAACGTTTGGCCGGCGCAGGTGGCGTCGCCGGCGGAGTTCAGCCTCTCGCAGATCTGGGTCATCTCCGGCGCCTTCGGCCACGACCTCAACACCGTCGAAGCTGGGTGGCAG GTAAGCCCTCGGTTGTACGGGGACAAGAGCCCAAGGTTCTTCACATACTGGACG AACGATGCGTACCAGGAGACCGGTTGCTACAACCTGCATTGCTCGGGCTTCGTGCAGACAAGCAACCGGATCGCCATTGGAGCAGCCATCTCGCCCATCTCGGCGTACAATGGCCGGCAGTTCGACATCACCATCCTCATATGGAAG GACCCGAAGCAGGGCCACTGGTGGCTGCAGCTGGGCTCGGGCGCGCTGGTGGGGTACTGGCCGTCGTCGCTGTTCACCCACCTGGGCGCGCGCGCCGACATGGTGCAGTtcggcggcgaggtggtgaACGCGCGGCCGCCCGGCGCGCCGCACACGACCACGCAGATGGGCAGCGGCCGCTTCCCGGGCGAGGGCTACGCCCGCGCGGCCTACTTCCGCAACGCGCAGGTCGTCGACTGGGACAACAGCCTCGTCCCGGCCGCCGGGCTCCGGCTCAAAGCCGACCGGCCGGGATGCTACGACAtcgccggcggcagcggcggcgcctgGGGCGCCTACTTCTACTACGGCGGGCCCGGCAGGAACGCAAGGTGCCCGTAG